ATCACTGGGTTGGATACAGAGGCTTTGGCAGATTTGATAACAACTTCTGCAGCTGATGCTAACAATGTATTGCATTCTTCTACGTCAATATTTGCTCAAGATGATAATGAGGTAAGATTGAACTATAATTTATGATCTACCTTCTTGTTTCTTTCATACAatattttaaatgtattataTGAAAATTGTGTTATGTTTTTTAAGACTTGATGTATTGGTTGTGTAATTTTGTGTTAGTGTTTAACATATTACAAATAAATTGTAATGATACATAATGAAACACAATTTGAAGAAAAGATAATGATGGACAAAGAAATAGAGTTAGTGCGGTGTTGTGGTGGCAAATGTTGATTGTTGTATTTGTTGGTTGCGTAATTTGATGCATGCATTTATCATTTTGgaagtttttatttataagaagtttgtgtgtgtgtatatatatatatatatatatatatatatatatatatatatatattgaacactttacttttattttgtagatGAATAATGATGATATCaatgaagaatttgaagattTGGAAGCACAAGATGAAGAGATATAGAtgtgtgtgtttatatatatattttaaagataGATGTTCATTGTGATCAAAGATAAACTTAATCTATTCATTAAAGATtaacaaaacaatatattttgatatatatttaacaAGTATTTCTTTTTGTTACGTAGTTGTTTAATTCGAGATATTACATGTAAAAAATTGCatgaatattattgtttaaGTTGGTTTATAATTATTACAAGGTTTCAAAAAAGTGTGAATCACCGTGACCAAAATAGTTggtccacaattttttttaaaaaaatccttTCTTTATTGAAACGGTGAGAAACCGTTGTGGTAgcttataaaattatttatataagaaCGGATTTCTAATCCTCCACATACCAGAACCGTTGCAATTGCCAGTAAAAAAGCGTTCTCTAAAGTTTTATTTCATCACAGATTTTAAATGAAAACGAATGAAAACCGTAGCTTTATAGAACTTTTAAAACTGTTTTACAAAGCTAAGACAAGACTACGGTTATATGTTATCCGTGGCCGCTTTTAACGGAAACCGTAGCAAAAGGCAAGCACAACACCTCAGTCTGCCACAGCGGTTAAACCGTTCTGGTACCCAAACACAACCCTTGATTATAatgagcatagtttacttgctcaggacttctaacaacactacctagttgaccAGTATGACCAAATATTCCATAACAAGGAGGCAAAGCAGGGGAAGGAGTCCAAGGATAATAgttttgagccatgcctgagaTCAGAACGGTTAagggtaaaaaataaaaaataaaataaaataaaataaaaataaaataaaataataaaataaggagaaagggagggggagagagatatatatataaaaaaataaaaaaaaggaaatgaaatattatatatatatatatatatttatttattattatttttattttttattagactaaccactattaaaaagttaatcaaattacaataactccccggcagcggcgccaaaaacttgatgggataaaaccgcaagtgcacggtcctatcgaagtagtaaaaatagagtgtCGTTCCGACATGCAGtgatgaattcaattaactttatataatgattagactgaagatttataaggtagaaaaagTTTTGGGGttgtatatttaaaagaaaataataataaaagataaaagccttgagattattggttcatcctaacgacaagtccttctcaaaccaaactattaaacttataactttatgttagacctaatttctcaagacagtttctcttttgttcctctagcaaccaagcctatttcgctgacttgattactattagattttggtcctaagttgcaaccaagcctatttcgctgacttgatcacaatttagaatccttgaagttcgaaactatatgtctcaaagattgtaaagactatttcgctgcctttacaatctttgtctaaattcacttgttcgaatatcaaagctccactttcgttttatgaattgatatttgagatgatgggtAAACagttatcaaaccctccactttcgtttccacagtttgataatggttgatccatgttaaagtggtgaatttagataagaaattagggttacataagattaaggtttaaagcttggtttgattaggattatgtcatttagacttatccaacaatcccaagacaagaagaagtctactcactaatgttcatcgtagacaaggagaagaagagagaaagaataaaagtaaataacaagaaagtaaatgaacttttattagaaagacaattgtcacatattgcattccaagaaaagatgaatatttgtgatggctagctactctatttatagtttacattcgacttaaaatctaagcaatcactagaatgttccacaagtaaactaaaacatagtagcttaaaatctaagcaaaagcagcaaaagttgttctgggaggtggcacggccgtgccaaccttagcacgggctgtgccaagcttctgactttagggagatatatttttgtctccgaatcttcatattttcgtaccgaatcagctccaaaacccctttcttttgctccaagactcaatccatcaaatattcgtttctgaaatataacaatatgcaattgtagtaaaatagctcgaaaaggaaataatactaatataaaataaacttaaatctaattaaaactaaactaaataacatataaaaatagataataaatgactcatcaaactcccctacacttgaatctttgcttgtcctcaagcaaaaggcatagacatggcagcaacaaaaggattaatatatgacaattcaaataaaagcttatgtctccctcgaggtttcatttcaatgtacactaatcacaacttcaagtattccttttgaacttattcaacccaacaacaattcttaagtgagtgtgtgtgtgtagtccaacccttttcttgctcctgtataagatagatattatgaggaagaggttctaaccttaacactaaagtgaccgagaaaaatcctttcttcatttcatataagagagatgggagagtTTAGATAGATTTGATAATTCAGATACTTGGGGgtttgtagatgcctaggggctatcatttcacattggatgtccgcgagggggtatcctttcctccaagtttccatgatcaccctaagtagggctacaacttattcatcttcacttaggaagttcctctttttagagggtttaatttaagcacaatttgtttgagaagtcatcaccacatttaggaagtcagagagggggtatcctttcctccacgtgctggtgatattcttctgccccattttggtttacacattacagcacattagaattattcccacacaaacttatactacttttactctgaagatttttaagggtccaagttaccattaaagttagaacgtgttccttaaaatacatatttggtgatattcttctgccccattttggtttacacattacagcacattagaattattcccacacaaacttatactacttttactctgaagatttttaagggtccaagttaccattaaagttagaacgtgttccttaaaatacatattcatacacttactcaaggattgcaactaggtgcttttctcattggagaattttcacaataaaacttgatgtgggtatagcaagaacacttacaacacaagaaatcactttcatgtacaagaaacgaccattgaagagacaacaaaaaatttatgtcataataaaacaataaaaacaagcttcttattcatgccttttacaataaaacaaaacaaaagaataaagttcaagggagtttggaaacactacgactaaagacactttattaggctccccccacacttaggagaagcattgtcctcaatgattcaaaatagaaaaataaaagaaaagaaggagaagaagaagaagaagcaggaggaggaggagtaagagaagagaggaagaggaaagctcacatttttcattgagttctatagggaggaccttggaggtgaaaatggtgcatcatgttccgaagcatttggttattttcttcgaatatgcggttgccccttaggacatcattccttagtcccaacaattcaacaccttgccttagtttctcggtgcttatcctctcgacctcggtatgcatccatgcccatcttgcattttcattggtttctccggcatcatggtcatggtgctcctcatcatggtgcaattgcgcaccttcctcttcttggtgcaaatGTGCATCTTCCTCGCCTTCATCATCGTGTTCTCATGTACCTgtggatcatcaacaacatacaacaaattttcttccacctcggtgttagtccgagatgggttagaaagtataatcaaaataggcacattgagtttgactgtgtaggacatgggtggacggggcttaatgaagttcataaagataagggtctctatgttaagcctattgtttccctcaatgttgttaatcccttggtcctcacccactcccaattgcctagctatgtatgtgatgataccacccaCAACTATCTCTCCCCTACTATCAGACCTATTACCGAcatgggaaaggtaatcaagcaagtaaaagtatgtgttaacggggtggttgttaagcatggcccacgacatgaagagttcatccgtCATAGTGTTCCTCAATTTGGTCCTACCCTAAATAGTGCAAGTcattaccctttgaaggtacctaagcatcGGGTTGTGAATATTGCTAGCTTTGTTTGAACTTGTGTGAAATTGCCTAAGGCCGGTGATATGTTCCCAAAAGGTGGCGGGATGATAGTCAACCGGCTTAagactttgatcccaagagtcgtggatgaaccccgcgttagcgaagcccatctcatcacaaaagtgttgaagagacatctcgtaatcaatgttcagaagccggaaagagattctatgattagggttatccaaattcatcctatcctttgtaaaaacatttgaacttaaaaactcataggtgaaattttcataacccCACATAGGTCGTAACATAGCAACCCACCCTAATCGTCCTAGAAATTTAAACACATCGTCTCTAAGGCCTAGTGTAACCAAGGCataattatcagggtacctgcaaggatgtaaaggtttagagatgagatttttatacctatccctttgcttgttatccttgaatattatgccatgattctttgccggtacttgcttctttgggggaggtcctcttgaagatgttgcaacttcttttccacttcttttgGAAGCCAAAGCCTTAACCTTGGTTGGACTTGGTGTGGTGttggtgaaggttgggtttagttattgtttttggtggaagaggttggtttagtgatggggagaaggtttaagtgagttttaggggttgggttgtggaaattggtgatgaatttgtgggttttgggTGAGGttaatgggggctacgaatttggatgatttttggattggttggatgaaagttgtttttgaatgaagggttgtggttggaatggtttttgtggtttatagaggttttagagagaagatggaaggatgagagatgtttggtttggaagaagaaatgaggtttaaccttacctagggtcgggcacggccgtgctgagGTTGGCACAGGTCGTGCCAAGTTCCTGGGTTTGGCTTGGTTTTGGagaggcaaggtctggcacggccgtgccagtgggagcacaggccgtgccaagtttctggAGACCGggacttcaaaaaatttctttttcttgaatcattcttggacaattacctacaaaataacttaaaacaacaagaaacaaataaaactaaagcaattaaatgcgtgggttgcctcccacgaagcgctcgtttaaagtcattagcttgacgatcaaagggtttctctatcctatacccaatctttcacaaagggacaatggcatcaaactgacattctcccccaaatcacacatggctctTTCTATAATCTCGGATTCTACGACACATGGTTTGGAAGAACTCTCTGGATCCTGAAGTTTAGATGGCAATTTTTCTTGAATGATTTCAATAAGTTGCCTAAACTGCTCATCTAGTTTGGACTCATCAAACCCTTGTGGGAAAGGAATTTTTGACTCATATttaggcttttcactctctatcacaactttctcactttgtggcttttcactctctttcTCAACTTCATTAGTCTTGGTTTCCACAACGGGGTCCTTTAATTGTTTACCATCCCTAAGTGTAACATCATTCGGCTGACCCTTTGGGTTAGCCTTAGGTTGGCTCGGAAGGATTCCGGAGGTTTGGGAGGGAGAGGCTACTTGATGGCCTATTTGAGGGATTTGAATCTCTATAATTTTGTTGTGAGTACAAAGAGAATCTTCTTTTGAGGAAAGCCTATCGAGAGAGTCCTTCAAATTTCTAGcttggatttcaaattctttgttatGCCTAGAGTTATCTAATACAAGATTTTCTAGAAAAAGTTCCAAGTTGGATATTTGAGGGGCtccttggttattttcaaaaccaggtggtgttgtttgttgtccaaaaagattttgaggggtttgaaaaaattgatcgttcctaaacccttgattataatgaccatagtttacttgctcaggacttctaacaacactacctagttgaccAGTATGACCAAATATTCCATAACAAGGAGGCAAAGCAGGGGAAGGAGTTCAAGGATAATAgttttgagccatgcctgagaTCAGAACGGTTAagggtaaaaaataaaaaataaaataaaataaaataaaaataaaataaaataataaaataaggagaaagggagggagagatatatatatatatataaaaaattaaaaaaaataaaaagaaaaggaaataaaatattttatatatatatatatattattgacttgtaaaattatatatatatatatatatatatatatatatatatatatatatttattattattttattttttattagactaaccactattaaaaagttaatcaaattacaataactccccggcagcggcgccaaaaacttgatgggataaaaccgcaagtgcacggtcctatcgaagtagtaaaaatagagtgtTGTTCCGACatggagttatgaattcaattaactttagataatgattagactgaagatttataaggtagaaaaagttttgggtttttgtatatttaaaagaaaataataataaaagataaaagccttgagattattggttcatcctaacgacaagtcatTCTCAAACCAaattattaaacttataactttatgttagacctaatttctcaagacagtttctcttttgttcctctagcaaccaagcctatttcgctgacttgattactattagattttggtcctaagttgcaaccaagcctatttcgctgacttgatcacaatttagaatccttgaagttcgaaactatatgtctcaaagattgtaaagactatttcgctgcctttacaatctttgtctaaattcacttgttcgaatatcaaagctccactttcgttttatgaattgatatttgagatggtGCGTAAACAGttatcaaaccctcaactttcgtttccacagtttgataatggttgatccatgttaaagtggtgaatttagataagaaattagggttacataagattaaggtttaaagcttggtttgattaggattatgtcatttagacttatccaacaatcccaagacaagaagaagtctactcactaatgttcatcgtagacaaggagaagaagagagaaagcataaaagtaaataacaagaaagtaaatgaacttttattagaaagacaattgtcacatattgcattccaagaaaagatgaatatttgtgatggctagctactctatttatagtttacattcgacttaaaaactaagcaatcactagaatgttccacaagtaaactaaaacatagtagcttaaaatctaagcaaaagcagcaaaagttgTTCTtggaggtggcacggccgtgccaaccttagcacgggccgtgccaagcttctgactttagggagatatatttttgtctccgaatcttcaaattttcgtaccgaatcagctccaaaaccccttacttttgctccaagactcaatccatcaaatattcgtttctgaaatataacaatatgcaattgtagtaaaatagctcgaaaaggaaataatactaatataaaataaatttaaatctaattaaaaataaactaaataacatataaaaatagataataaatgactcatcagatttatagaacttgagttatggtcaaaatactgcacgtaggtcactgtgaatttttatgaatttcaacacaagtttgtccgaatttgaaatgaaaactggtattgattggtacagaattggtcttagctgtaaacatgaaagttgtaggtatggatgttagctttctaatgccgttggtatGAGGTCAAAACGATTTATGTAACTTGAGTTATGctcaaattactgaacgtaggtcacagttaatttttatgaatttcagcacaactttgtccgaatttgaaatgaaaactggtattgattggtacagaattggtcttaggtggaaacacgaaagttgtaggtattgatgttagctttctaattccGTTGGTCTGatgtcaaaacgatttatgaaacttgagttatgatcaaattactgcacgtaggtcacagtgaatttttatgaatttcagcacaactttgtccgaatttgaaatgaaaactggtattgattggtacagaattggtcataggtgtaaacatgaaaggtgtaggtatggatgttagctttctaatgtcgttggtttgacttcaaaaggatttatagaacttgagttatggtcaaattactgcacgtgggtcacagtgaataattgaatatgattgatgaattagtatatgtatgtatatgtttgtgaatattatattgtccatgattgatgaagtgttatatgtatatatgatgtttaagttgatgttgattatcatttgatgttgttatatcttgatatGTTTACGTGTTGCCTAttttgctgttgttggttatgtgaaatatttatatacgttatgtggaaaatgtatgctCTGCTAGGGTTATAGCATGAGCGCCGTTTTTCTTACAATTTCCAATCCGTCGTTTTTCAATTCAGGTATATTATTCTTGGATAATTTGTGGCTTCTTGTTAGTGTGAACTGCACCGATTGTGTTTGCTATTGAAGTGGTGGCTTAGTTGCATTTGAACACCAATTCAATTGGATCACGTTTGTTCCATTAGTTTACGTAATTGGAAAATTCATTGGAGAATTAGAAGTTAGCAAAACAACATTCTAATCCAAGACCATTTTACGTGTTTGCTTCCCCTTTTTCCTTCTCTGATCTCAGCCGCCATGTTTGATTGGCAGGCTGAGATGTCTGCTATCTCAAGCACTCCAAAAGTTGCCACAGCCCTTTCACCACCTACCCCATCGGTCTCGCCGAAGGTTTCGTTTGCACAGGCTCTTACGGTCTCGCCGAAGGTTTCGTTTGCACAGGCTCTTACGGCCTCCCATCAGACTGCCCCCAATGTCATGCCAACACCAACAATTATGGGAGAAACACTAAGTATCAAAATCACACAGACCCTATATGAACGTGGAATGAATTTCTGTAAGACCAACCTACGGGGACGTCTGGTTCTAAACAAAGGAGAGAAAGCCTATTCTACAAAGGAGATTGAATCGAAATTACAAAAGCACTGGAAGACTGCAAGTTCATGGCGCATGATGTCTCTTGGAAGAGGTTATTATGAATTCTTCTTTGCTTCAGAGATGGATAAATGTAATGTCTGGGCAGCAGGCACAGTTACGCTAAAACCGGGTGTCCTTCGACTTTTTGAATGGTCCAAGGATTTCAATATGCATACGCAGCGAAACACTCACGCTCAGGTTTGGATTCGCCTGTTAGAACTTCCGTAGGAGTACTGGATGGAACAAACTCTCCGGGAGATTGCAAGTGCGGTGGGAACCCCTCTTGTGATAGACAATGCGACAACAAAGAGATTGTTTGGACACTACGCGAGAATTCTAGTTGATATGGATTTCTCCCGTAAGATTTTTcatgaaattgttgttgagaGGGAAGGATATGCTTTCCCGGTTGCCGTGGCCTATGAATGGATGCCCGACTTCTGTTCTCACTGTCAGAATATCAGCCATGACGTCACTGTCTGCAGAAGACTGTATCCTAGAAAGGAAATCACAAAGGACATAACAGCTGCCAAAGAAAAAATAGCGCATGGGAAAAAGCAAGTTCAGGCAACGAAAGATACTTGGATTCGAAGGACTGACAACCCTTCAGGGATCGGTTCTTCAAGAGCATTTGGTGCAACACATGACACTAATTCAGCACCGATTTTTATAGAAAAGGAAAGGGAAGTAAATGATGATCTTCAGCAAGATATTCGTGTTACTGAGCAAGAAACAGAAGTAACAGCAATTCCTCTGCAAATTGAATCACAAACGGACCAAGAGGATGAAATTCCGGCCCAGATTAATTTACATGAGGTGCAAGAGGAGGATATTGTTCCTGTCAGATCAGAGGTTGTGCCTGCTGCTGTACCGACTTCAATGCTTGATGACCAAAATCATGGGAAGAAATACCTGACCATATAGATGCAACCCTGGCAGCAAACCAAGGGGCAGACCGCAAAGACACTCTGGGAGGAATTTCGTCACCTGTGGTAACTCATACTTCTAGTCCTGTTATTCAGAATAATACTTTTAGTATGCAGCTTGAGAATGTTTCCGATGATATAGTTGCTAATAAATCTTGAGGGAAATACTATATCTGTTTTAtctcc
Above is a genomic segment from Medicago truncatula cultivar Jemalong A17 chromosome 5, MtrunA17r5.0-ANR, whole genome shotgun sequence containing:
- the LOC120580731 gene encoding uncharacterized protein; the protein is MTLLKRNEEIARLRKEHNDEVKQLKDQIQEMEEKRRKETKAMEGKIQILLKVMLSQNITGLDTEALADLITTSAADANNVLHSSTSIFAQDDNEMNNDDINEEFEDLEAQDEEI